The DNA window CGAATCGAGCAGGATGACGACATCGCGTCCATGCTCGACGAGGCGCTTGGCCTTCTCGATCACCATTTCGGCGACCTGGACGTGGCGGGCGGCCGGCTCGTCAAAGGTCGAGGAGACAACCTCGCCCTTCACCGAACGCTGCATGTCGGTGACTTCTTCCGGACGCTCGTCGATCAGGAGAACGATCAGATAGCATTCCGGATGGTTGGTCGTGATCGAATGGGCGATGTTCTGAAGCAGCACCGTCTTGCCGGTCCGCGGCGGCGCGACGATCAGCGCGCGCTGGCCCTTGCCGAGCGGTGCGACCAGATCGATGATCCGCGCCGACAGGTCCTTCGGCGTCGTTCCCTCGACCTCCATCCGGAAGCGCTCGTCCGGATAGAGCGGCGTCAGGTTGTCGAAGTGGACCTTGTGGCGGGCCTTGTCCGGATCCTCGAAATTGACGGTGTTGACCTTGAGGAGCGCGAAGTAGCGTTCGCCTTCCTTCGGGCTGCGGATCTGGCCCTCGACCGTGTCACCCGTGCGCAGCGAAAACCGCCGGATCTGGGAGGGCGACACGTAGATGTCGTCCGGACCCGGAAGATAGTTGGCATCCGGAGAGCGCAGGAATCCGAAGCCGTCCTGCAGCACTTCGACAACGCCTTCGCCGATGATGTCGACGTCCTGGGCGGCCAGCTGCTTCAGGATGGCAAACATCAGTTCCTGTTTGCGCATGGTGGAGGCGTTCTCGACCTCCAGTTCCTCCGCGACCGTCAGCAGTTCGGTCGGCGTCTTGGATTTCAGATCCTGGAGTTTCATCTCCGGCATAAATCGTTCGCTCGCTCAGTGTGAAAATTCGCAATCGCAGGCTTGTGGGCAGGCGATCAGATAGAAGGTTGGAGACGGCTTCACCCCTAAATCTATCGGAAGTGAGCCGGAACAGGAGAGTGCTTGGGCGGAGCTTTCGGGACCGCAGACTGGGTCATCAGGTCCGCCGCCCTGCCAATGTCGGCGCCGGAGATCGGACGGCACGTTCGATTTGATCGAACAGCCATGCTTCGCCCGGCGACCCAGTCCATATGAACAGAGACACGATTCGTATAGTCGCTTTGCTCGCCAATCACAAGACCAGCATTTCTGCGGATGGTGCGATCAAAACGGTTTCAACACCACTAGAAGCACGATGCCCACCAGAAGAAGCGTCGGCACCTCGTTGATCATCCGGTAAAACCGGGCGGTATGCCTATTCTGATCCTTGGCGAAATCTTTGACCCATTTCGCGCACAGCCCATGGAAGCCGGACAGGATGACCACAAGCAGAAGCTTGGCATGGAGCCAGCCCGACAGAAAGAAACCGCCTTCGTAGGCCGTCCAGAGACCAAAAACCCAAGTTGAAATCATGGCCGGCGTCATGATCGCCTTGAGAAGACGGCGTTCCATGACCTTGAAGGTCTCGGACTTGTCCGATCCGGCCACGGCATCAGCATGATAGACAAACAGCCGCGGCAGATAAAAGGTTCCGGCCATCCAGGCGATGACGGAAATGATATGGAGAGCCTTCAGCCAGTCATACATCGTCCGTCGCCCCGTCTATCGCGTCCCGCTCATTGCCTTCAAAACTCTGTGACAGCCCGCTCAGACCGGTTCTCCGCGAACCCGCCGGACCATTCGCTCCACGTTCTCGACAGGGGCGTCAGGCGTGATGCCGTGGCCGAGATTGAAGATGAACGGCCCGTCCGAAAAAGCCTCAAGCACCATGTCCACGCCGCGGTCCAGCGCATCTCCGCCGACGATCAGCCGCATCGGGTCGAGATTGCCCTGGATCGCGACAGCCTTCTGAACCTCGTTGCGGGCAAAATCGAACGGCACCGACCAGTCGAGGCCGACCGCATTGACGCCCGTCTCCCGGACATAGAGCGGCAGGAAAGCATTGGCGCCTTTTGGAAAGCCGATGATGCGCGCACCGGGCACCTGCTGGCGCACGCCCTCCACGATCCGGCGCATTGGCTCCATCGCAAAGGCCCTGAAGCCTTCCTCGTCGAGAGCCCCCGCCCAGCTGTCAAAGACCTGGACGGCATCCGCCCCCGCCCTCAACTGGGCGACAAGGTAACGGATCGAAGCCTCGACCAGACGGTCGATCAGGATCGTGAAGGCCTTCCTTTGCCCGAGAGCGGCCCGTCTGGCCGGTCCCTGGTCCGGGGTGCCCCGTCCCGCCACCATATAGGTCGCAACCGTCCAGGGAGCCCCACAGAAGCCGAGAAGCGTTGTCTCGCCCGGAAGAGCCTGCCGGATGCGTGACACGGCCTCCAGCACAGGCTCAAGCTTGCCAAGGACAATCTCCGGATCGAGGTCTTCGACCTTGTCGAAATCGATCGGATCCAGTCTCGGTCCCTCTCCTTCGACGAAACGGACCCGTTGCCCCAGTGCGTCAGGGATGACGAGAATATCCGAAAAGAGAATGGCCCCATCAAAGCCAAAGCGGCGGATCGGCTGGAGTGTGACCTCCGTGGCAAGATCCGGGGAGTAGCAGAGATTGAGAAAGCTTCCCGCCTTGGCACGGGTCTCGCGATATTCGGGCAGGTACCGTCCTGCCTGACGCATCATCCAGAGAGGGGGTCGTTCCAGACGCTCTCCGTCGAGAACACGGATGAGCCTGCGCTTGGGCGCATTGTCTGTCATCGCCGCTTACCCCCAGTCATGAAAACAAAGAATCTTATGATTAGGATTCTTTTTGGTTTCTGTTTGGTGGGTGGATATCAGGGATCGATATGGATTCACAATCCATTCCGATCCGGCCCGTCACGGCGATATGGCGGCACAAATGCAAGGCTGTCGGGACCAATCGTGAGGACAGAAAAATTCCTTATGAATTTCATGTCGTTATGCGATTCATATCGCAGCCGATCCTGTGGATAGGGACTGCAAAGCACCGGAAGGCTGTCAGAAAAGCCGCGCTCGTACCATCTTTCCACAGCGGCGCCGGGAAAAAGCCAGATCGCCCGGACCTGTGGACCGATTTTCGGGTTATCGACAGCCCCGGGACGCTCCGGCGATTCCGGGCCGAGTTGTCAGCCATTTCAGCAAGTCTGGGGAAAACAACGCGGACAACAGCCGAGTTTCAGGAATAAGTCTCTGAAACAAATGAAAAAATTGAAAGACCACTCATGAGATGGCTCAGGATATGCCGACGCCAAGCGAGGGATCGATGACTCAGGCCAAGACCTATTTCCATCTCCACCTGATTTCGGATTCCACCGGAGAAACGCTCCTGACGGTCGGCCGCGCCGTCTCGGCCCGCTACGAGAACATCGTCGCCATCGAGCATGTCTACCCGCTGGTGCGGACCGCCCGCCATCTGGAAAGGGTGATCGAGGACATCGAGGCCTCGCCCGGCATCGTTCTCTATACGATCGTCGACAGGGACCTGTCGCAGCGCCTGGAAAAGGCCTGCGCCGAGACCGGATTGCCGGCCGTTTCCGTGCTCGATTCCGTCATCGATGCCTTCCACAAGTTCCTGAATCTGCCGGCAACCTCCAAGGTCGGGGCCCAACATGTCCTTGATTCCGGCTATTTCGATCGCATCGACGCGCTGAATTTCACGATGGCCCACGACGACGGGCAACTGCCGGACGATATCGAGCAGGCCGATGTCGTGATCGTCGGCATCAGCCGGACGTCGAAGACACCGACCAGCATGTATCTGGCGATCCGCGGCGTCAAAGTCGCCAACTTGCCGCTGATCCCGGGGGTTCCGGTGCCCGAAGCGGTCGTCAATGCCAAACGGCCGCTGGTCGTGGGCCTCATCGCCAGTGCCGAAAGCATTCTCCACATTCGCCAGAACCGCCTGCTGGCCCTTGGCGCCGGTTCGCAGCCAAGCAACTATGTCGACCGCGCGACCATCGCCAGGGAGGTGGGGCAGGCGCGCAGCCTGTTCGTCGAGCACAAGTGGCCGGTGATAGACGTTACCCGCCGCTCGATCGAGGAAACGTCCACCGCCATCCTTTCGCTCCTGAACCAGCATCGTTACGGCGAGGACCAGACGACCTGAAGGTTCAGGCAGACCCGGGCAAGGCGTCCTCCGCGCCAAGGACGATGTCCGCTGGCCGGCTCGATCGAAGAACGGTCAGGGCGTTCGGAAGGTCATTCTCGTCGATCTTGTGCTTGCGCTCCTCCGCCGTCAGCCCGAATCCGATCCAGCGCTCGGTGAGGCGCTGCCGCAGGAGATCCTCGTCAGCCTCGATCATGACGGTGAGGTCGAAGGAGGCCGCCAGTTCCGGCCAGGGCTTCTGGTCCAGCAGCAGGTAGTTGCCCTCGACGACGATGTGACGCACCGAGGCGGGAATGACGGCCGCTCCCGCCCGGGCAATCTCCACCGCACGGTCGAACAGTGGCACGGCAATCTCCGCCTCGCGGTTCTCCCTGAGGCGACCGAGCATGGCCTTCAGACCGCCGACATCGAAGGTGTTGGGCGAGCCCTTGCGCGGACGCAGCCCGCGCGGCACCAGCACCCAGTCGTCATAATGATAGCCGTCCATCGGCAAGAGCGCGGCCGACCCGTCTTCGCGTGCATTGAGTTCGCGCACGATCCATTCCGCCGTTGTCGACTTTCCGGCGGCCGGAGGCCCGGCGATCGCCGTGATGAAGCGACGATCGCGGCCTTTGTCCTCCAGAAGGTCGACGAGTTGGGAACGGGTGAACTGCTGGGTCATTGCGCTGGCCTCTTGCGCCGCTCGGTCTATCGGCGGGATGGTTGGATGTTGCCGGCCGGGATATCCCGGAACCGTGCAGGATTGACTGGGTCCGAATGCGCTCGCATCTCGGCCGCAACGGGGATCGCGGCTTGATAGGGCAGGGGCCCGCGTGCTAGCCCAAGACGAACCTTGGCGCGGGGTCCTTGTTCTCAAAGGCTGCTGCGCGTTCCCGACGTCCCTTTTTGCGAACGAGATCCGATATGAGCTCTGTCGAGCCCGGCAACAACAGCCAGCCGAGCGCAACCGCGCAGCCCTCCCTCAATGTGGTCGCCCAGTATATCAAGGACCTGTCCTTTGAAAATCCGCGCGCGCCCATGAGCCTCGTGCCGCGCGACAAGGCGCCCTCGATCAACGTCAACGTCAATGTGGTGCCGAAGGCCCGCGCCGAGGGCGAATACGAGGTCGACCTCAAGCTCGAGGCCATGGCCAAGCACGACGACGACGTCGTCTTCGCCCTTGAACTCACCTATGGCGGCGTGTTCCGGGTTCAGAACGTGCCCGAGCAGCACCTGCATGCCTTCGTGATGATCGAATGCCCGCGGATGATCTTCCCCTTCGCGCGCCAGATCATTGCCGAGACGACGCGCAACGGCGGCTTCATGCCTTTGATGATCGATCCGATCGATTTCGTCGCGCTCTACCAGAACTACCTGCAGCGCATGGCCCAGCAGGCCCAGCAGCAGCAGGAAACGCCGGTCAACTGATCGGCTGAACCTGGTTCGAAGGTATTTTGCATCGGCCGGCGGCCTTCAGGCTTCGCCGGCCGTTTCGCTGTCGTCGAGCCACTGGTGCCACATGGCCTTCTCGCCGAGCGTGGCGACGAATTCCTGGTGTGCGACGATTTCCGCCGCGGTCAGGCGCGGCATCAGCGGTTCCGGCCGCTTGCGGGCGGCGAGGCGAAGGCCTGCCCGGTCGCGCACCCGTGCCTCTGCCTCGCTGGTCAGCCCGAGATCGGCCTGCCGTCCGCCCAGAAGCTCGATATAGACTTCGGCCAATAGCTCGCTGTCGAGCAGGGCGCCGTGCTTGGTGCGGCGCGAATTGTCGATGCCATAGCGCGAGCAGAGCGCATCGAGGCTGACGGGCGAGCCCGGATGCTTGCGCCGGGCAAGGGCAAGCGTGTCGATCACGAATTCCGGCGGCACCGAAGACCGGCCCGACTGCTTCAGCTCCATGTTGATGAAGCCCATGTCGAACTGGGCATTGTGGATCACAAGCTTCGCGCCCTCGATGAAGGCGCGGAAATCATCGGCGATGTCGTCGAAGCGGGGCTTGTCGGCGAGGAACTCGGCCGAAAGGCCGTGGACGTTGAAGGCCTCGATCGGCACGTCCCGTTCCGGGTTGATGTAGACGTGATAGGTCCGGCCCGTCGGAAAGCGGTTGACGAGTTCGACGCCGCCGATCTCCACGAGGCGATCGCCGTTGCGGGGATCGAGGCCCGTCGTTTCGGTATCGAGGACGATTTCGCGTTCCATGCCGGTCAATCTTGTCGGAGGTCGGTGAAGCCGGGCGAGATTGGCAGTCCCTATGGCGCGGCGCAATCATGCAGCCGGCTCAGCGCCGCCCTTTCCCCATGTTCCTCGCCGCGAGAGCCGCAAGAATGGCGGCAACATCGGCCCGGGCCTTCTCCAGGCCCTGTCCGCTGTCGACGATGAAGTCCGCCCGTGCCCGCTTTTCGCTGTCCGGCGTCTGGCGGCCGAGGATCGCGGCGAATTTTTCTTCCGTCATCTCGGGGCGGGCAAGAACCCGCGCGCGCTGGATATAGTCTGGCGCGGAAACGACGACGATCGCGTCGACATCTTTGTCCCGGCCGGTCTCGAAGAGCAGGGGAATATCGAGGACGACGACCTCCGCGCCCTTTGCGCGGGCTGCGTCGAGAAAGGCCTTTTCCTCGGCTCTGACAGCCGGATGCACGAGCGCTTCCAGGGCCTTGAGCCGGTCCGGCTCCCCGAGAACGGTGGCTCCGAGCGCCTTGCGGTCGACGACGCCATCCCGGGTCGTGCCGGGAAAAAGGGCTTCGATGTCAGCGGCCAGCGGCCCCGAATAGAGCCGGTGAACGGCTTCGTCGGCGTCATGCACCGGCACACCAGCTTCACGGAACATGGTCGCGGTCGTGGATTTTCCCATGCCGATCGAACCGGTCAGCCCGAGAACGATCACGCGGCGACCCCGAGATCGGACAGGATGAGGTCGCGCAGTTCCGGGGTGACCTTGGGCGTGACGCCGAACCACCGGGCAAAGCCGGGCACGGCCTGGTGCAGGAGCATGCCGAGCCCATCGACGGCGACAAGGCCGTTGCGGCGGGCTTCCCGAAGCAGCGGCGTTTCGAGCGGAACGTAGACCGTGTCGGAGACGACTGCATCCGGCCGGGCCCGCGACAGATCAATCACGAGATCGGGCTGGCCTTTCATGCCGAGCGAGGTCGTGTTGACGATAATGCGCGCGGTCGGCACCAGGAGCGCAATGTTGGACCACGCGGCGGCGCGGGCAACGCCCGGAAACTGCGCTGCGACGGCCTCGGCCTTTTCTTCCGTCCGGTTGACGACGTGGATCGGCGCAAAGCCGCGTGAGGCAAGGCCGTGGACAATGGCCCGCGCTGCGCCGCCAGCGCCGAGCACCAGCGCCGGCCCGGCATCCCTGTCCCAGCCTGGCGCGCTGGTGTCGAGGTTGGCGAGAAAGCCGGTGACATCGGTGTTGGCGCCGTAGAGGAGGCCGTCTTCCAGCCAGATCGTGTTGACCGCCCCGAGTGCCCGCGCCGCCGGGTCGCAGCGCTCGCCGACCGCCGCGAAGGCCGCTTCCTTGTGCGGCAGGGTCACGTTGGCGCCGACGAAGCCGCTGTCGGCGAAATTGGCCAGAAAGGAAGCGATCTCCTGCGGCGGAACCGGAATGAGATCGTAGGAGCCGTCGATGCCATAGGCGTCGAGCCAGCTGCGGTGAATGATCGGCGATCGGGAGTGCGCGACGGGCCAGCCGATGACGCCGGCGCGGGGATGGGTCTTGGTCATGTGTCGATCACGCCTTCTTCCCGAAGAAACCCCAGGAGAGGCAACAGTGGCAAGCCGAGGATGGTGAAATAATCGCCGTCGATGGCCTCGAAGAGCTGGATGCCCATGCCTTCGAGCTGATAGGCGCCGACGCTCGTGAGCGCGCGGTCGCCGACGATTTCCAGATAGTGGCGGATGAAGGCGGGGCTGAGACGGCGTATCGACATCCGCGCCTCGCTGACATGTCGCCAGACGATTTCGCCGCCGCGAGCGCAGGAGACGGCGGAGCTGAGGATATGGGTCCGGCCGGAAAAGGTCATCAGCTGGTCATAGGCGCGGGCAAGGTCGCCCGGCTTGTTGTAGCGCCTGCCGTCGAGCGACAACGTCTGGTCTGCGCCGATGACGAGCGCATCGGGATCTCCGCCGCTGACATCGAGGGCCTTCACGTCGGCCAGCACCTGCGCGATGTCGTCCGGGCCCGCGCCGGTGCCTTCCAGCGTCGATTCCACCGCGCGTTCGTCAACGCTTGCGGCCCGGCGCTCGAAAATGAGCCCGGCATGGGTGAGCAGCGAGGCTCTGGCGGCGCTGTTGGAGGCAAGGACGATACGAACCATGACGCAGACTGGCCGGCGGTCTTCTTCTGTTTGCGGAACCGGATCCGACAATCGGCCCCGTTGGACCGTTCGGAGCGCCTGTCCTACACGATTTTAACTCTTTGCGAGAGTCGATTTCGCTGAAAAGCACGAGAATGCGACGATCCGGGGACCTTCGGCATGCGATCGGCGGATCGCGCTGGCCGCTCTTGGCGGCGTCTTCTTGGTGCGGTGCCGCGCTCGGGCGCCATTTTAGTGCCGCGTCCGGAAGGGGCCAAAACCGACACTTGCAATTGTTCTCAAGGCCCGTCATGTCACGATCTGGAAGGACGATCTGAACGGGGGCAAGCCGCTTGGAAGACCACGCCAGACTTGAAGAGGCCGTCGCCGAAATCGCGGCGGACATGGCACAGCGCACCGACCGCGGCGCAGTCGCAAGCTATATTCCGGAACTTGCCCGCGTCGATCCGAACCAGTTCGGCATCTGCGTCGTCACCAATGACGGCAAGGTGGTGGCCGGCGGCGATGCCGATGTTCCGTTCTCGATCCAGAGCGTCTCCAAGGTCTTCACCCTGACGCTGGCGCTCGGCCTTGTCGGCGACACTCTGTGGAAGCGGGTTGGGCGCGAGCCGTCCGGCAATGCCTTCAACTCCATCGTGCAGCTCGAGCATGAGAACGGCGTGCCGCGAAACCCCTTCATCAACGCGGGGGCCATCGCCGTCACCGACGCGGTGCTCGGTCATCACCAGCCGCGCGAAACGCTGGGTGAGATCCTGCGCTTCATCCGCCATCTTGCCGACGACGAGGCGATCACGATCGACCAGACCGTCGCGCGCTCGGAGACCGAGAATGGTTTCCGCAACGCGGCGCTCGCCAATTTCATGCGCGCGCACGGCGTCATCGACAACGCGGTCGACCATGTCCTTGGTGTCTATTTCCACCACTGCGCCCTGACGATGACCTGCCGGCAGCTCGCCATGGCCGCAAGGTTTCTCGCCAATGGCGGCCGCCATCCGACCGCCGGCCATTCGGTGGTTTCAAGCGAGCGCGCGCGGCGCATCAACGCCATCATGCTGACCTGCGGCCACTATGACGGATCGGGCGAATTTGCCTTCCGCGTCGGCCTTCCGGGCAAGAGCGGCGTTGGCGGCGGCATCATGGCGATCGTGCCTGGCAAGGCCTCGATCGCCGTCTGGTCGCCGGGGCTCGACAAGGTCGGCAACTCGCGGCTTGGGTCGCAGGCGATGGAGCGGCTGGCAAAGACGATGGGCTGGTCGATCTTCGGGCCGTGAAGCAGCCGTTGGCCTGACGCCGGGCATTCAAGAACGCGCCTCCATCAAGGCGAAGTCCTTGATGCAATGGAGGCAGCATACTCGGCGATGTCTCTTTGGCGGTCCGCCGTCCCGGGGTGGGTTCCAAGCAGGCTCGTCCCTGCCTTGTCGCCGTATCGCGATGCGATCAAGGCAAAGAAGCGGCCGATCGCCCGGGGATCCTTTCCGGCAGCGGCCATCAACTCGACGGAGCGATGGTCCGCCTCGGCTTCCGCCTGTCGCGAGTAGGACAGGGCCATCAACCCCCCGCCTTGGAAAAGCAGGTCTTCGACACCGGAGCCCACATCGCCGGCCATCAGCATGATCATGCCATAGGTGCCCGCGGCCCTGTAAAGCTGCCGCAACGAGTGCTTCAACTCCACATGGCCGATTTCATGGGCAAGCACGCCGAGTGTCATCTCGTCATCGCCATTCGCCAAGGCGACGAGTTGATCCGTCAGGATGATGCTGCCGTCCGGCAGGGCGAAAGCATTGGCGCCGATCACGCCACCGTCGCGATAGAGCAGGGAGAAGCGTTGCACTTCTCCATCGGAATGAGCGGCAAGGGCGGAAAAGGCTCTCGTGATTTCGGTGCGCCGGTCTTCGGGCAGTCTGGACGGGGCGAGGACCGTCCTGTCAAGCGAGGCGATCGTCGTCGCCGACATGATATCTGGCACCGCCGGTGGCGTGACCACGATGGCAGCCTCCACCAGCAAAGGCAGGGCAAGGCGATAGACGGCGCCAATCAGCAGGAGGGCGGCTGCGGCGACGAAGAGCAGGCGAGGCCGAAACGCCTCGAATGCATGGACGAGACCCTGATTGGGTCGGGTCACGGCCAGAATTCTGTCGATGGCGTCGTTGTCCCTGGTTTCGAACAGCGATTCGTCCGGAAAGCGCAGGTGCCTGGCGATGGTGCCGACGCGGTCCGAAATGGCAATTCTATCGAGGAGGGCGACGGCCAGCAGACGATCGTCGGCGCTTGCGAGGATCCGCAAGCAATCGTCATCGCGCCTGAGGACGGAGGGAACGGATCTGTTGGCGTTGGCCGGATACCAATCCCCCCGAGCGATGTCGTCGCCCTCGGGCCTTTCCCCCTCCGCCGCGTCAGATGCCAAGATCGATTCCCTCCAGGGCGACGAATTCCGATCCGACCGCGGCGCCAGCCGGCTTGGCCTGCGCGATGACATCGTCGATTTCGCCGTCCGGGGCGATTGCGCAATGGCTGGCTACAAGCCTGGATTCGCGGACGGCTGCCCATGGACGCATGAGGCCGAGCGTGCAGAGTGTGACAACCAGATTGGAGAGAGCGACCCAGACGTAACGCCGCTGCGGAATATCGGCCTGAAAGGCGTGCTTTTCGTCGTAGGTCATCGCAGTCCATACGATATTGTGCACGGCGACACGGAAAAGAAGGCCTGCGAGGACGAAGGCGAGAAGGAACCCGTAGACCGCCACCACGGCGGCCGTCCCATGCACGGAACTGGACTCGCCGTTCGAAGATATGATCTGGATACGGCTCGCGTTGATCAGGAAGAACGCCAGAACGGCACTGCCGACAACAATCAGGAGCGGCGGGACGAAGGCAGCGTAGAAGCGCCCGAGCGAAGGCGTCGTCCTGAACGCTCTGTCGCCGTAGCGCAGATTGTTGACGATATAGGTCTGTGCCCAGTGGCTGGCGACAGGGGCAAGCAATCCGAGACTGACCAGCGACACGATCGGACCGAGCATGAAGGCCTTGTAGGCGCCCACGTTCTCTCCGACAAAATCGAAGCGGATGTTGCGATAGCTGGTGACGCGCGCATTGAAACGCAGCGAACGGAGGATGAGGATTGGCACGGCCGCGATGACCGCGAGGCCGATGACGACCGCCAATGGCGGCGCAATTGATGCCGCGATATTGTAAAGGACGAACACACCGAAGACGATCAATCGGCCCTTCAATATCTGGGGGCCGGTCGCATGATAGTCGAACCGCCTTCCGAGAATATACGTATTTCCAAGGAAATAACGCTTGCGGCGTACCTTGGCCCAGGCTGAATAAATGCCGAGGGTCAGGATCGACAGGATGACATTGACGATCCAGATACCGAAATACTCATCGGCTCTTCCCGTGAATGTTGCGCGGGACCAGGCGCGTCCTTCAAACTGGGACCTCGGGACAGACGGAACTTGCATGAGAATATCCATGACTGAGATGAACTGAGACATGGACTATCGGGCAGCAGGGTTGAAATTCAACCGATGGTTTGTATTGAGTGAATTTATTCGCTTCCATAGTAAATGACGAATTGCTCGCGATCGCGCCAAACAGCGACCCGGTTGGGGCGCCGATGCCAGATCATCGAAACACGGCCCCAATCTGCGTGGGTTGCATTC is part of the Hartmannibacter diazotrophicus genome and encodes:
- the rho gene encoding transcription termination factor Rho, encoding MPEMKLQDLKSKTPTELLTVAEELEVENASTMRKQELMFAILKQLAAQDVDIIGEGVVEVLQDGFGFLRSPDANYLPGPDDIYVSPSQIRRFSLRTGDTVEGQIRSPKEGERYFALLKVNTVNFEDPDKARHKVHFDNLTPLYPDERFRMEVEGTTPKDLSARIIDLVAPLGKGQRALIVAPPRTGKTVLLQNIAHSITTNHPECYLIVLLIDERPEEVTDMQRSVKGEVVSSTFDEPAARHVQVAEMVIEKAKRLVEHGRDVVILLDSITRLGRAYNTVVPSSGKVLTGGVDANALQRPKRFFGAARNIEEGGSLTIIATALIDTGSRMDEVIFEEFKGTGNSEIILDRKISDKRVFPAIDIQRSGTRKEDLLVPPDKLKKTFVLRRILNPMGTTDAVEFLLDKLRQTRSNSDFFDSMNT
- the hemJ gene encoding protoporphyrinogen oxidase HemJ; amino-acid sequence: MYDWLKALHIISVIAWMAGTFYLPRLFVYHADAVAGSDKSETFKVMERRLLKAIMTPAMISTWVFGLWTAYEGGFFLSGWLHAKLLLVVILSGFHGLCAKWVKDFAKDQNRHTARFYRMINEVPTLLLVGIVLLVVLKPF
- the hemE gene encoding uroporphyrinogen decarboxylase — encoded protein: MTDNAPKRRLIRVLDGERLERPPLWMMRQAGRYLPEYRETRAKAGSFLNLCYSPDLATEVTLQPIRRFGFDGAILFSDILVIPDALGQRVRFVEGEGPRLDPIDFDKVEDLDPEIVLGKLEPVLEAVSRIRQALPGETTLLGFCGAPWTVATYMVAGRGTPDQGPARRAALGQRKAFTILIDRLVEASIRYLVAQLRAGADAVQVFDSWAGALDEEGFRAFAMEPMRRIVEGVRQQVPGARIIGFPKGANAFLPLYVRETGVNAVGLDWSVPFDFARNEVQKAVAIQGNLDPMRLIVGGDALDRGVDMVLEAFSDGPFIFNLGHGITPDAPVENVERMVRRVRGEPV
- a CDS encoding pyruvate, water dikinase regulatory protein; this translates as MTQAKTYFHLHLISDSTGETLLTVGRAVSARYENIVAIEHVYPLVRTARHLERVIEDIEASPGIVLYTIVDRDLSQRLEKACAETGLPAVSVLDSVIDAFHKFLNLPATSKVGAQHVLDSGYFDRIDALNFTMAHDDGQLPDDIEQADVVIVGISRTSKTPTSMYLAIRGVKVANLPLIPGVPVPEAVVNAKRPLVVGLIASAESILHIRQNRLLALGAGSQPSNYVDRATIAREVGQARSLFVEHKWPVIDVTRRSIEETSTAILSLLNQHRYGEDQTT
- a CDS encoding nucleoside/nucleotide kinase family protein gives rise to the protein MTQQFTRSQLVDLLEDKGRDRRFITAIAGPPAAGKSTTAEWIVRELNAREDGSAALLPMDGYHYDDWVLVPRGLRPRKGSPNTFDVGGLKAMLGRLRENREAEIAVPLFDRAVEIARAGAAVIPASVRHIVVEGNYLLLDQKPWPELAASFDLTVMIEADEDLLRQRLTERWIGFGLTAEERKHKIDENDLPNALTVLRSSRPADIVLGAEDALPGSA
- the secB gene encoding protein-export chaperone SecB, translated to MSSVEPGNNSQPSATAQPSLNVVAQYIKDLSFENPRAPMSLVPRDKAPSINVNVNVVPKARAEGEYEVDLKLEAMAKHDDDVVFALELTYGGVFRVQNVPEQHLHAFVMIECPRMIFPFARQIIAETTRNGGFMPLMIDPIDFVALYQNYLQRMAQQAQQQQETPVN
- the dnaQ gene encoding DNA polymerase III subunit epsilon, with the translated sequence MEREIVLDTETTGLDPRNGDRLVEIGGVELVNRFPTGRTYHVYINPERDVPIEAFNVHGLSAEFLADKPRFDDIADDFRAFIEGAKLVIHNAQFDMGFINMELKQSGRSSVPPEFVIDTLALARRKHPGSPVSLDALCSRYGIDNSRRTKHGALLDSELLAEVYIELLGGRQADLGLTSEAEARVRDRAGLRLAARKRPEPLMPRLTAAEIVAHQEFVATLGEKAMWHQWLDDSETAGEA
- the coaE gene encoding dephospho-CoA kinase (Dephospho-CoA kinase (CoaE) performs the final step in coenzyme A biosynthesis.) — encoded protein: MIVLGLTGSIGMGKSTTATMFREAGVPVHDADEAVHRLYSGPLAADIEALFPGTTRDGVVDRKALGATVLGEPDRLKALEALVHPAVRAEEKAFLDAARAKGAEVVVLDIPLLFETGRDKDVDAIVVVSAPDYIQRARVLARPEMTEEKFAAILGRQTPDSEKRARADFIVDSGQGLEKARADVAAILAALAARNMGKGRR
- a CDS encoding shikimate dehydrogenase is translated as MTKTHPRAGVIGWPVAHSRSPIIHRSWLDAYGIDGSYDLIPVPPQEIASFLANFADSGFVGANVTLPHKEAAFAAVGERCDPAARALGAVNTIWLEDGLLYGANTDVTGFLANLDTSAPGWDRDAGPALVLGAGGAARAIVHGLASRGFAPIHVVNRTEEKAEAVAAQFPGVARAAAWSNIALLVPTARIIVNTTSLGMKGQPDLVIDLSRARPDAVVSDTVYVPLETPLLREARRNGLVAVDGLGMLLHQAVPGFARWFGVTPKVTPELRDLILSDLGVAA
- a CDS encoding Maf-like protein; the protein is MVRIVLASNSAARASLLTHAGLIFERRAASVDERAVESTLEGTGAGPDDIAQVLADVKALDVSGGDPDALVIGADQTLSLDGRRYNKPGDLARAYDQLMTFSGRTHILSSAVSCARGGEIVWRHVSEARMSIRRLSPAFIRHYLEIVGDRALTSVGAYQLEGMGIQLFEAIDGDYFTILGLPLLPLLGFLREEGVIDT
- a CDS encoding glutaminase translates to MEDHARLEEAVAEIAADMAQRTDRGAVASYIPELARVDPNQFGICVVTNDGKVVAGGDADVPFSIQSVSKVFTLTLALGLVGDTLWKRVGREPSGNAFNSIVQLEHENGVPRNPFINAGAIAVTDAVLGHHQPRETLGEILRFIRHLADDEAITIDQTVARSETENGFRNAALANFMRAHGVIDNAVDHVLGVYFHHCALTMTCRQLAMAARFLANGGRHPTAGHSVVSSERARRINAIMLTCGHYDGSGEFAFRVGLPGKSGVGGGIMAIVPGKASIAVWSPGLDKVGNSRLGSQAMERLAKTMGWSIFGP
- a CDS encoding M48 family metallopeptidase — protein: MASDAAEGERPEGDDIARGDWYPANANRSVPSVLRRDDDCLRILASADDRLLAVALLDRIAISDRVGTIARHLRFPDESLFETRDNDAIDRILAVTRPNQGLVHAFEAFRPRLLFVAAAALLLIGAVYRLALPLLVEAAIVVTPPAVPDIMSATTIASLDRTVLAPSRLPEDRRTEITRAFSALAAHSDGEVQRFSLLYRDGGVIGANAFALPDGSIILTDQLVALANGDDEMTLGVLAHEIGHVELKHSLRQLYRAAGTYGMIMLMAGDVGSGVEDLLFQGGGLMALSYSRQAEAEADHRSVELMAAAGKDPRAIGRFFALIASRYGDKAGTSLLGTHPGTADRQRDIAEYAASIASRTSP